The DNA region ACCGCCCCCTCGGCCTCGTAGGCGATGGAATCGATCACCACCTCCTCGGGCGGGATTCCGGCGGCATCGCCGCCCTGGATCACCTTCACCTCATCCTCGGTCACCAGCAGGGCGGCCGGCGCCTCCGGCTCGGGCGCTGCGGCCGGCTCTTCTGCCGGTTTTGCTTCAGCTTCACCTGCGGGTTCAATCGGCGCTGCGGGCTCTGCCGCCGCCACAGCCACTTCGGGCGCCTCGGTCGGGGCGACCGCGATGCTTTCCTTGCCCGGCACCTCGGTGCCATCGGCCAGCCGCATCACCAGGGTCAGAAGCCGCGCCGCCTGCGAAGGTGGCAACGTGAACATCGCCACGAACTTGCCCGAGCCATCCGCCTGGGTGCTGACGGCTTCCGTCCCGTCCACCAGCACGGCAACGGTCGCCTCCGCTGCCGCCTGGCCCGCCACAAGCGCCGCGCCGTCCGGCTCGATCCGCACCACATCCACCGTCGGCAGTTCGGGCGCGGCGGGTGTCGCCGCCGGGGCCTCGGGCGCGGGCTCTGCCGCAGCCTCCGCCTTTGGTTCCGTCTCTGCTGCAGGTGCGGGCGTCGCAGCCGGCTCTGCCGTCGCGGCCACCTGGCTTTGCGCCGGAACTTCCGTCACTTCGGGCAAGGGTCGCGACGCGTACCAGACCAGCGCCCCCGCCACCGCGGCCACCGCCACGCCCCCCGAAATCAGGCCCGCGCGCGCGCCCGATCCCATTTCTGACCATCTGGCCATCGTTCCCCCGTCGTCCCCCGGTCGCCGTTCGTGAGGGCGGGGCCGTTTGCCGGCCATCCTTTGCCCCCCGGCGCTTGCCGTTGCTTCACAAAACCCCGATATCTGCGCTCAAAGCAACCATATTTCGCAAGAGCAAGCCCCATGACCACACTCCGTTCCGTCTGCGTGTTCTGCGGGTCGCGCAGCGGCGTCGATCCGGCCTATGCCCAAGCCGCGCGCGGCACCGGTCAGGCGATCGCCGCTGCCGGCTGGCGGCTCGTCTACGGGGCGGGCGACGTGGGCCTGATGGGCGAGGTTGCCCGCGCCGCAGAATCCGCCGGCGCCAGCGCCATGGGCGTGATTCCGGTCCATCTTCTCAAGCGCGAGAAAGGCCGGCGCGACCTGTCCACCTTCGTCGTCACCGAGGACATGCACGAACGCAAGAAGGTGATGTTCATGAATTCCGACGCCGTCGTGGTCCTGCCCGGCGGCGCAGGGTCGCTGGACGAGTTTTTCGAGGTTCTGACCTGGGCGCAGATCGGCCTGCACAGCAAGCCGATCTATCTGCTCGACACCAATGGCTACTGGCAGCCGCTCGTCGCCCTCCTGCACCATGTCGTGGCGCAGGGCTTCGCCGAGCCTTCGATGCTCGCCAGCTTCGCCGTGGTGCCCGACCCCGAGGCGCTCGCAACCGCCCTGCACGCCGCGCTGGATTGACCAAGGGGCCGCGCGGCCCCTCGGACAATCCTTAAGTCCAAGTTAAGACGCCCACGCAACACCTTGATATTGCTGCAACCGGAAAGGCGTCCGAGCTCGGACGCCTCATTCCAGCCGCGCCGGGAACCCCTCGGCCCGCAGGTCCGTCGCCAGCATGTCCTCCAGGAGCTTGGCAATCATCGGCGACTGCGCCGCCCCCCCATAGGCCGCCCGTGCCGCCACATAGGTCTGCTCGGTCATCGCGGCCAGCTCCAGCGGCACCCCGAACTCCCGGCCAAATCCCAAGGCAAACCCCAGGTCCTTCAGCGCCAGATCGACCGAGAAGGCGATGTCATAGGACCCGTTCAGGATCAGCGCCCCCTCGGTCTCGTGGACAAAGGAATTGCCGGACGAGGCCCGGATCGCATGCCACGCCTGCCCCAGATCCAGCCCGCCCCGCTTGGCCAGCATCAACGCCTCTGACGTGGCCTTCAGATGGATAAAGGCCAGCATGTTGGTGATGACCTTGATGATCGAGGCGCTGCCCAGGGGGCCCATGTGGAACAGCCGGTTCCCGATGGCCTCCAGCGCGGGCCGGTGCAGGTCGAACAGGTCCTGCTCGCCCCCCACCAGCACCGTGATCTCTCCCCGAGCCGCCAGGTGAACGCCCCCGGTGACCGGCGCCTCCAGCATCCGCACCTCGCCCACCTGCGCCAGCCCCGCCAGCCGCAGCACATCGTCCCGGCCAAGCGTCGAGTTCTCGATCCAGGTCGCGCCCGCCTTCATCTCGGGCAGCATCTGCGCTAGCACCGCCTCGGACACCGCGGGCGACGGAAGGCAGGTGAACACATGGTCCGAAGCCGCCGCCACCTCTGCCGCGCTGCCCGCGACCCTGGCCCCCTTCTCCCTGTGCCGCGCCGCCAGCGCCGGGTCGCGGTCATACACCGTCACCTGATGCCCCGCCCGGATCAGGCTGGCAGCGATATGCCCGCCCAGGTTCCCCAGCCCCACATAGCCGTACTTCATCCCCACCCCCTCAGCGGAAATAGATGTTGAACCGCGCCCGGATCGCCTGGTCGATCTCCGGCTCGATCACGCAACCCGCCCGCGACAGGATCTCGTTCTTCCGCTCGATCGCCTTGTCCAGAAGGATCGGCTTGCCCGCCTCGTTCCATTCCTTCGGGCTCATCCGGTTGCCCACGTTCGGATAGATGTATTCGGTCTGCATCAGCTTCAGCGTCTGGTCGGACCCAAGGTAATGCCCCGGCCCGCCCAGGCAGACCTCCTTCATCGCCTCGATCGAGGTCGAATCCGGGGTCACGTCGATGCCCCGCACCAGCCGCATCACCTGGCCCAAGAGGTCGTCGCCCAACACAAGGCTCTCCAGGCAGAACCCCAGAAGCGAGGCGTGCATCCCCACCGCCTCATAGCACATGTTCAGCCCGGCCAGCCCCGCCAGCGCATTCGTGATGCCCTGCTCCCAGCCGGCCTGCATGTCGGGCAGCTTCGAATCCGAAATCCCGGATGCCGCGCCGCCGGGCAGGCCATAGAACCGGTGCATCTGCGCACAGCCCGCGGTCAGCAGCGCCTGCTCGGCGCTGCCACCCGACATCGCTCCCGTCCGCAGGTCCGACACGAAAGGCCATGTGCCAAAGATCGCCGGTGCACCGGGGCGGATCGCGTTCACATAGACCACGCCCGCCAGGCATTCCGCCACGGCCTGCACGATGGCCAGCGCAATCGGCGCCGGCGCCGTCGCCCCCGCCTGCCCGGCAGACAGCAACAGCATCGGCATCCCCCGCCGGACGCAATCCTCCATCACCTTGCAGGACTCTTCGGCAAACTTCATGGGAGGCACGACGAAGCAGTTGGAATTGCTCACGAAAGGCCGCTCGCGCCAGGCTTCCTCGCTGCCTGCGACCGTATACAGCACGTCGAAACAATCCGCGACATGGCTCGGGTCAAAGAACGAGGTTCCCACATGCTTCCTCGTGCCCGCCAGGCAGGCATAAAGCGTGTTGAGATCCATCTCCTTGTTGTCCACCACATCGCGGCAGACCATGGTGCGCTGATAGAAATGGATGTTGTCCAGGTTGTCCACCAGCCGCGCCGCGTCATACAGATCCTGCGCGGTCGAATCGCGGTACTCCAGCGTCACCGGGTCCACCACATGCACCGCCGCCCCGGCGGTCCCAAAGTGAACATTCGTTCCGGAAAGATGCAGATCGTGCTTCGGGTCGCGCGCATGAAGCGTGATGTTGCGCGCGGCCTTGGTCAGCATGTCCTCGACCAGCGCGCGCGGAAAGCGGATGCGCCCGTCATCGCCCAGCACCGCCCCGGCACCGGTCAGGATCTCCACGCCCGAGGCCGGGGCATTGGACAAGCCGATCACCTCCAGCGCCTCCAGCGCGGATTGGTGGATCTGCTCCATCCCGGCCTGGCTCAGCGGGTTGTACTGCCCGCCCGGCATCCCCGGACGCACGGGGCGCACATCCTCGGCCAGGGGCGCGGCGCGCATCGCCACCCGCGCCGCCCGCCCGCCCGGCCGACGGGCCCGTGCCGGTTCGCAGGTTTCGCCAACTTCCAGAGCTTCACCAGCCATCGTCATCTCCCGTTTTCCGTTGAAATCCGTGGCATTGCGCCCGGACCCTGTCATTCCATCCCGGCACCGCGCTGCAACAGCGCGTCGATCTCGTCACCCGCCGCGGCCCGCATCAGCGGCGCGAAAGACCCCTCGTCCAGCATCGCCGTCATCGCCTCGCGGATCGCGGCATGGGTCACCCGCGCGATCTGGCTCCCGGTCGAGATGCGCCGCACCCCCATGGCCGCCAGCTCCGCCACGCTCATCGCCTTCAGCGGACCCGCCGCCAGCGCGTTCACCGGCTTGCGAACCGCGGCCAGCACCTGCGCCAGTTCCGCGCGCCCCGGCGGGACCGGCAGGTACAAAAGGTCCGCCCCCGCCGCCTCGAAGGCCTGCAAGCGCCGGATACCCTCGGCCAGGTCATAGGCCCCGTTCATCACGCCATCGGCACGCGCGCAGAACACGAAGGGCCGGCCAAGCGCGCGCGCCGCGGCCACCCCGGCGCGCACCCGCTCCACCGCCGCCTCGAACCCATGCGCCGGGCTGCCCGGTGCCATCACCGTATCCTCAATGGAACAGCCCGAAAGCCCCACCTCGCCCGCCAGCCTCACCGTCTCGGCCACATCTTCCGGCGCGGGACCGAAGCCGTCTTCGAAGTCGCCGGATACCGGCAGGTCGGTGGCTTCCATCAGGTCCGCTGCATGGGCCAGCGCCTCGTCGCGGCTGACCCCGCCCATATCGGGCCGGCCCAAAGTGAAGGCATGCGCCGCCGAGGACGTCGCCAGCGCCTTGGCCCCCAAGGCCGCCATCATGCGCGCCGACCCGGCATCCCAGGGGTTCGGGATGACGAAGCAACCGCTTTCATGCAGCGCCGCAAAGGCCTTGTGACGGTCGGAAAGCTTCAAGCCAGATCTCTTTCTTCTGTTCCCAAGTATCCTCCGGGAGTGCGGGGGTGGAAAACCCCCGCCTCGCCGCCCGTCACCCGCGCACCCGCTCCGATTTCGGGTCATGCATCGGCACAAGCGACGCCACCGCCCTGTGCCGAACCCCCGCGACTTCGATCTCGTAGGTCGAGCCCAGAACCTCCGCCTCGCTCTGGCCCGCACACGGAACATAGCCCATGCCGACGGCACCGCCGAGGAAATGGCCATAGTTCCCGCTGGTCACCGGCCCCACGATCCGGCCATCGCGCACCACCGCTTCATTATGGAACAGAAGCGGCTCGGGGTCCTCCAGCCGGAACTGGACCATGCGGCGGCTCAGGCCCGCCTCCTGCTTGCGCAGCACCGCCTCACGGCCAAGGAACGCCGGCTTCTTGCGGCTTACGGTGAAGCCAAGGCCCGCTTCCAGCACATGATCCTCGTCGGTGATGTCATGGCCCCAGTGGCGATAGGCCTTCTCGATCCGGCAGCTGTCCAGCGTGTGCAGCCCGCACAGCTTCAGCCCGACCTCGGCGCCCGCCTCTTCCAGGGCCTCGAAGACATGGGCCGTCTGGTCGGCGCTGACGTAAAGCTCCCAGCCAAGCTCGCCGACATATGTGACGCGATGCGCCCGGGCCAAGCCCAGGCCGATCTCGATTTCCCGCGCCGTGCCAAAGGGATGCGAGGCATTGCCAAAGTCGTTGGGCGAGACTTTCGACAAAAGCTCCCGCGATTTCGGCCCCATCACGCACAGCACCGATTCCGCCGCCGTGACATCGGTGATGACCGCGAAATCATCGCCCAGGTTCGCCCGCATCCAGGCAAGGTTGCGCGTCAGCGTGGCCCCCGGCACCACGGCCAGGAAAGCGGTCTCGGACAGCCGCGTCACGGTCAGGTCGGCTTCGATCCCGCCGCGCTCGTTCAGGAACATGGTGTAGACGATGCGCCCCGGCTCCACGTCCATCTGCGCCGAGGAAATCCGGTTCAGGAAGGCCAGCGCACCCGGCCCCTCGACCCGGATCTTGCCGAACGAGGTCATGTCGAAGAGGCCTACGCCGGTGCGCACCGCCATGTGTTCGGCCTTCTGGTTGTCGAACCAGTTCTGCCGCTTCCAGCTGTAGCGGTATTCCCGCTCTTGCCCCGGGTCCGCGAACCAGTTCGCCCGCTCCCATCCCGCCACCTCGCCGAACACCGCGCCACGCGCCTTCAGATGCTCGTGAATGGGCGACCGGCGCACACCCCGCGCGGTGACGACCTGGCGATAGGGGAAGTGGTCGGCGTAAAGCAGGCCCAGGGTTTCCGTAACCCTTTCCTTCAGATAGCGGCGGTTCTTCTGGAACGGCTGCGCGCGCCGGATATCCACTTCCCACAGATCGAACGGCGGCTCGCCTTCCGTGATCCAATGCGCCAGCGCCATGCCGGCCCCGCCCGAAGACACGATCCCGATCGAGTTGTAGCCGGCCGCAATCCAGTAGCCCTTCACCTCGGGCGCCTCGCCCAGGTAATAGCGGTCGTCGGGCGTAAAGCTCTCCGGCCCGTTGAAGAAGGTATGGATCCCCGCCGACTGGAACAGCGGCATCCGGTGCATCGCCGCTTCCAGGATCGGCTGGAAATGGTCGAAATCCTCGGGCAGCGTGTCAAAGCAGAAATCCTCGCGGATGCCCTCCATCCCCCAGGGCTTGGCCTTGGGCTCAAACGCCCCCAGCATCATCTTGCCCGCGTCCTGCTTGTAATAGGCACATTCGTCCGGCACACGAAGAACCGGCAATTGACAAAGCCCGTCAATCGGTTCCGTGACAAGGTAGAAGTGCTCGCAGGCATGAAGCGGCAGCGTCACGCCGTTCTGCGCGGCCAGGTCCCGCCCCCACATGCCGCCGCAGTTGATCACCACGTCCGCCGCAATATGCCCCGGCCCCTCGGCGCCCTCGTAATCCACCCCGCTCACGCGGCCCCCGGCGGTGGTGACGCGCGTCACCTTCACGCCCTCGAAGATCCCCGCCCCCCGCATCCGCGCGCCCTTGGCCAGCGCCATCGCGATGTTGGCCGGGTCGCACTGCCCGTCCAGCGGCAGCGCCACCGCGCCCACCACATCACCCACCTCCAGATGCGGATAGCGCGCCTTCACCTCGGCCGGCGAGATCTCGTGGACCTCCACGTCGAAGATCCGCGCCACCGTCGCCTGCCGCAACAGCTCCTCGTGCCGCTCCTTCGTCAGCGCGACCGAGATCGACCCCACCTGCCGCATCCCCGTGGCCACGCCCGTCTCGGCTTCCAGCTTCACGTAAAGATCGGCCGAATACTTCGCCAGCCGGGTCATGTTCTGCGACCCGCGCAGCTGCCCGATCAGCCCCGCCGCGTGCCAGGTCGTGCCGCAGGTCAGCTGCTTGCGCTCCAGAAGCACCACATCGGTCCAGCCGGCCTTGGCCAGGTGATAGGCCACCGAACAGCCCGACACCCCCCCGCCGATCACCACGGCCCGCGCCCGATCCGGAATCCTGCTCATTGTCTTTCCCCAAACATTCCGGCCCCGCGCGTCCTCACGCGCGGATGCGCTCGTTCTTCGCGTCCCACAGCGGCTGATCCGCCTGCACCACCGCCGGGTATCTCACCCCGAAGATCTCCACCTCGACCTTCGTGCCCGGCACATTCAGCCCGGCCTTCAGCATCCCCAGGCCAATGCAGGCGCCCACCCGGTGGCCCCAGTAGCCAGAGGTCAGTTCGCCCACGACCTCCTCGCCGTTCCAGATCGTCGACATGTAGGGCGGGTCCTGCTCGCCCGCCTCGATCACCAGCGTACAGAAGCGCTTCATCACACCCCGCTGCTTTTCCGCCTCCAGCGCCGCCTTGCCCCGGAAGGCGGGCTTGGCCCAATCGACAAACCGTTCCAGCCCGCCCTGCAACACCGTGTAGTCGGTGGACAAATCACCCTTCCAGGCACGGTAGCCCTTCTCGATGCGCAGGCTGTTCAGCGCAAACATGCCAAAGGGTTTCAGCCCCAGGGGTGCACCCGCCGCCATCACCGCATCCCAGATCGCCGGCGTGTCCGCCACGCGCGAATGGATCTCCCAGCCAAGTTCGCCCGCGAAGCTCACCCGCATCAGAACGGCGGGTCGCCCGGCCACCGTGGCCCGCTGCCAGGTCAGCCAACCCTTCGCCAGATCCGCATCCGACACGGCGGCCAGGATCTCGCGCGACTTCGGCCCGGTCAGAATCTGGGTGGACCAGTCCAGCGTCTCGTCCGCCAGAACCAATCCCGGTGCCAGATGCCGCAGCAGCCATTCCTTGTCATGGGATTGCGCCGTGGCGGCGGTGATCAGCACCACCTCATCCTCGGCAACGCGCGCCACCGACATCTCGGTGACGATCCGCCCCTTGTCATCGGCGAAATAGGCCAGGCCAAGCCGGTCGACCGATGGCACCTTGCCGGTGATCTGCTCACCCAGCCAGGCCACCGTCCCCGGCCCCGTCACGCGGAAGCGCGAGAAACCCGGCAGGTCCAGGATCCCCGCCGCATCGCGCACCGCCTCGCATTCCGCCTTCACCGCGCCAAACCAGGGGCCTTCGCGGTCCCAGGTGCGCTGCGCCGCCTCGCTTACATCGTCGCCCGGCCGCGCATACCACAGCGCCCGCTCCCAGCCATTGTAGGGCCCGAACTGCGCGCCCAGGGCCGCCGTGCGGTCATGCACGGCGCCAAGCTTCTTCATCCGGCCTTCCGGCCAGGCGTGATGCGGGAAGTGGATGGCATATTCGTGGCCATAGACCTCCATCCCCTTCTTCACGCAGTAATCTTCATCCTCGAAGCCGGTGAAGCGGCGCGGATCGCAAGACCACATGTCCCATTCGGTCGCGCCCTCCGTCACCCATTCCGCCAGCACCTTGCCCGCCCCGCCCGCCTGGCAGATGCCGAAGGTGAAGACGCAGGCCTCAAAGGCATTGGGCACGCCCGGCATCGGTCCGATCAGCGGGTTGCCATCGGGCGCATAGGGGATCGGCCCGTTGATGACCTTGGTCAGTGCGGCCTTTTCCAGGAGGGGCACCCGCGCCATGGCATCGGCGATATGCCATTCCAGCCGCTCCAGATCGTCAGGGAACAGCTGGAAACTGAAATCCTGCGGGAAAGGATCGTCGGGGGTCGCCCAATGCGCGCGGCAATTGCCCTCATACGGCCCCAGGTTGAAGCCGTTCTTCTCCTGCCGCAGGTAGTAGGACGAATCCACATCGCGCAGCAGCGGCAGCTTGTGGCCCACTTCCTTCGTCCAGGCTTCCAGCTCGGGAATGGTGTCGAACAGCATGTACTGGTGGCTCATCACCATCATCGGCAGGTCGCGGCCGAACATCCGGCCCACCTCGCGCGCATAATAGCCCGCCGCATTCACCACGATCTCGCAGCGAATCTCGCCCTGCGGCGTGTTCAGCACCCATTCGCCGCGTTCGCGCCGAACGCCCGTCACCGGGCAGAAGCGTTCGATATGCGCCCCCATGGCCCGCGCGCCCTTGGCCAGGGCCTGGGTCAACTGCGCCGGGTCGATGTCGCCGTCATAGGGGTCATACAGCGCGCCCACCAGGTCATGCGTCTGAACAAAGGGATAGCGCGAGCGAATCTCGTCAGGCCCCAGGATATCCAGGTCCATGCCCTGATAGCGCCCCATGCCCACGACGCGCTTGAACTCCTGCAACCGCTCCTTGGTATGGCCCAGGCGCACCGATCCGGTGACATGGTAGTTCATCGGATAGTCCACCGCCGCGCCCAGGCCACGATACAGTTCGGCCGAATAGCGCTGCATGTTCATGATCGACCAGGACGAGGAAAAGGTCGGCACGTTCCCCGCCGCATGCCAGGTCGATCCGGCGGTCAGTTCGTTCTTTTCCAGCAGAACGCAGTCCGTCCAGCCCGCCTTGGCCAGGTGATACAGCGCCGAGGCCCCGACCGCCCCCCCGCCGATGATGACAACACGCGCCGATGACGGAAGAGCCATGCCCACCCCCTGAAATTCCGCGGCCACTATCGCGCCGCAAAGGGTTGCTTTCAATTCGGACAGAACCCGGCTATTGATCGAAAAGACCGATCAGAGCTGGCGTGCCCCATGCTTCTTCCGTTCCAAAATATCCCACGGGGGGTCCGGGGGGTGTGAAACCCCCCGGCGCTCTCCGCCAAAGGACCGCGCCTCCCATGCAGATCGACCTCCTCGACACCTTCCTCGACCTGGCCGAAACACGCAGCTTCCACCGCACCTCGGAACGGTTGGGCATCACCCAGTCCACCGTCTCGGCCCGCCTCGCCGCGCTCGAATCCGCCGTCGGCTCGCGCCTCTTCGACCGCTCGCGCGCCGGAACGGACCTCACCCAGGAAGGCAAGCGGTTCGAGCCGCACGCCCGGGCGCTCCGCCACGAATGGAACGAAGCGCGCCGCCGCATCCAGGTGCCGCAGGCAGCAGCCCATCTGGTGCGGCTCGGCATCCAGAACGACCTTGCCGCCGTCTATCTTGGCGAATGGGTGGCGGGCTTCCGCCGCGCCCTGCCGGATACCGCCTTCTACATCGAGCCGGATTATTCCAACCAGATGTGCGCCGACCTTCTGACCGGCGTGCTCGATTTCGCGGTGATGTTCTCGCCCAAGCCGCACCCCGACCTGCATTTCGAAAGCCTGGGCGATGTCGCCTATCACATGGTCTCGACCGAGGCCGGAACGATGGCCGAAGTCACCCCCGCCCGCTTCATCTTTGCCCATTTCTCCCCCGCCTTCGAGGAAATGCACCGGCAACTCACCCCCGACCTCGCCGCCGCGCCGGTCTCGGTCGGGCAAAGCGGCTCGGTCGTCTCGCTCCTGATGGCGATGGGGGGCTCGGGCTATGTGCTGGAACGCACGGCGGACGAGCTGGTGAAATCCGGTCGCGTCACCCGCGTGGCCGATGCCCCGGTGATGCGCCAGCCGGTCTATGCCGCGCTCCACATCCGCCACCGCATCGCCCCGGTCCACCGCCGCCTGTTGCGCGTCGTTCTGCGCAAGCTGGGCGGGCGATCCGACGACAGCGAATGAGACTTGGTCGAGTGAAACCGGGGC from Neotabrizicola shimadae includes:
- a CDS encoding GcvT family protein; its protein translation is MSRIPDRARAVVIGGGVSGCSVAYHLAKAGWTDVVLLERKQLTCGTTWHAAGLIGQLRGSQNMTRLAKYSADLYVKLEAETGVATGMRQVGSISVALTKERHEELLRQATVARIFDVEVHEISPAEVKARYPHLEVGDVVGAVALPLDGQCDPANIAMALAKGARMRGAGIFEGVKVTRVTTAGGRVSGVDYEGAEGPGHIAADVVINCGGMWGRDLAAQNGVTLPLHACEHFYLVTEPIDGLCQLPVLRVPDECAYYKQDAGKMMLGAFEPKAKPWGMEGIREDFCFDTLPEDFDHFQPILEAAMHRMPLFQSAGIHTFFNGPESFTPDDRYYLGEAPEVKGYWIAAGYNSIGIVSSGGAGMALAHWITEGEPPFDLWEVDIRRAQPFQKNRRYLKERVTETLGLLYADHFPYRQVVTARGVRRSPIHEHLKARGAVFGEVAGWERANWFADPGQEREYRYSWKRQNWFDNQKAEHMAVRTGVGLFDMTSFGKIRVEGPGALAFLNRISSAQMDVEPGRIVYTMFLNERGGIEADLTVTRLSETAFLAVVPGATLTRNLAWMRANLGDDFAVITDVTAAESVLCVMGPKSRELLSKVSPNDFGNASHPFGTAREIEIGLGLARAHRVTYVGELGWELYVSADQTAHVFEALEEAGAEVGLKLCGLHTLDSCRIEKAYRHWGHDITDEDHVLEAGLGFTVSRKKPAFLGREAVLRKQEAGLSRRMVQFRLEDPEPLLFHNEAVVRDGRIVGPVTSGNYGHFLGGAVGMGYVPCAGQSEAEVLGSTYEIEVAGVRHRAVASLVPMHDPKSERVRG
- a CDS encoding GcvT family protein, whose product is MALPSSARVVIIGGGAVGASALYHLAKAGWTDCVLLEKNELTAGSTWHAAGNVPTFSSSWSIMNMQRYSAELYRGLGAAVDYPMNYHVTGSVRLGHTKERLQEFKRVVGMGRYQGMDLDILGPDEIRSRYPFVQTHDLVGALYDPYDGDIDPAQLTQALAKGARAMGAHIERFCPVTGVRRERGEWVLNTPQGEIRCEIVVNAAGYYAREVGRMFGRDLPMMVMSHQYMLFDTIPELEAWTKEVGHKLPLLRDVDSSYYLRQEKNGFNLGPYEGNCRAHWATPDDPFPQDFSFQLFPDDLERLEWHIADAMARVPLLEKAALTKVINGPIPYAPDGNPLIGPMPGVPNAFEACVFTFGICQAGGAGKVLAEWVTEGATEWDMWSCDPRRFTGFEDEDYCVKKGMEVYGHEYAIHFPHHAWPEGRMKKLGAVHDRTAALGAQFGPYNGWERALWYARPGDDVSEAAQRTWDREGPWFGAVKAECEAVRDAAGILDLPGFSRFRVTGPGTVAWLGEQITGKVPSVDRLGLAYFADDKGRIVTEMSVARVAEDEVVLITAATAQSHDKEWLLRHLAPGLVLADETLDWSTQILTGPKSREILAAVSDADLAKGWLTWQRATVAGRPAVLMRVSFAGELGWEIHSRVADTPAIWDAVMAAGAPLGLKPFGMFALNSLRIEKGYRAWKGDLSTDYTVLQGGLERFVDWAKPAFRGKAALEAEKQRGVMKRFCTLVIEAGEQDPPYMSTIWNGEEVVGELTSGYWGHRVGACIGLGMLKAGLNVPGTKVEVEIFGVRYPAVVQADQPLWDAKNERIRA
- a CDS encoding trimethylamine methyltransferase family protein, translated to MAGEALEVGETCEPARARRPGGRAARVAMRAAPLAEDVRPVRPGMPGGQYNPLSQAGMEQIHQSALEALEVIGLSNAPASGVEILTGAGAVLGDDGRIRFPRALVEDMLTKAARNITLHARDPKHDLHLSGTNVHFGTAGAAVHVVDPVTLEYRDSTAQDLYDAARLVDNLDNIHFYQRTMVCRDVVDNKEMDLNTLYACLAGTRKHVGTSFFDPSHVADCFDVLYTVAGSEEAWRERPFVSNSNCFVVPPMKFAEESCKVMEDCVRRGMPMLLLSAGQAGATAPAPIALAIVQAVAECLAGVVYVNAIRPGAPAIFGTWPFVSDLRTGAMSGGSAEQALLTAGCAQMHRFYGLPGGAASGISDSKLPDMQAGWEQGITNALAGLAGLNMCYEAVGMHASLLGFCLESLVLGDDLLGQVMRLVRGIDVTPDSTSIEAMKEVCLGGPGHYLGSDQTLKLMQTEYIYPNVGNRMSPKEWNEAGKPILLDKAIERKNEILSRAGCVIEPEIDQAIRARFNIYFR
- a CDS encoding isocitrate lyase/PEP mutase family protein — protein: MKLSDRHKAFAALHESGCFVIPNPWDAGSARMMAALGAKALATSSAAHAFTLGRPDMGGVSRDEALAHAADLMEATDLPVSGDFEDGFGPAPEDVAETVRLAGEVGLSGCSIEDTVMAPGSPAHGFEAAVERVRAGVAAARALGRPFVFCARADGVMNGAYDLAEGIRRLQAFEAAGADLLYLPVPPGRAELAQVLAAVRKPVNALAAGPLKAMSVAELAAMGVRRISTGSQIARVTHAAIREAMTAMLDEGSFAPLMRAAAGDEIDALLQRGAGME
- a CDS encoding LysR family transcriptional regulator → MQIDLLDTFLDLAETRSFHRTSERLGITQSTVSARLAALESAVGSRLFDRSRAGTDLTQEGKRFEPHARALRHEWNEARRRIQVPQAAAHLVRLGIQNDLAAVYLGEWVAGFRRALPDTAFYIEPDYSNQMCADLLTGVLDFAVMFSPKPHPDLHFESLGDVAYHMVSTEAGTMAEVTPARFIFAHFSPAFEEMHRQLTPDLAAAPVSVGQSGSVVSLLMAMGGSGYVLERTADELVKSGRVTRVADAPVMRQPVYAALHIRHRIAPVHRRLLRVVLRKLGGRSDDSE
- a CDS encoding LysM peptidoglycan-binding domain-containing protein, whose amino-acid sequence is MARWSEMGSGARAGLISGGVAVAAVAGALVWYASRPLPEVTEVPAQSQVAATAEPAATPAPAAETEPKAEAAAEPAPEAPAATPAAPELPTVDVVRIEPDGAALVAGQAAAEATVAVLVDGTEAVSTQADGSGKFVAMFTLPPSQAARLLTLVMRLADGTEVPGKESIAVAPTEAPEVAVAAAEPAAPIEPAGEAEAKPAEEPAAAPEPEAPAALLVTEDEVKVIQGGDAAGIPPEEVVIDSIAYEAEGAVRISGRGMGGATVRLYLDDAFLAETPVAADGQWSVVPEGVSPGLHRLRADQLDGTGKVISRFETPFKREDPAALEAAMAEPAEPSAEPAPEPAAPESAAPEPAATEPAAPEPAAVAQVPEAPEEEPPAAVAEATQEPAVPAVAEPAAAPAAEPAAPAAAEPATPVATAEAEAAPPAQEMVTITVQPGNTLWKIARDNFGEGVLYVQLFEANKDQIRDPDLIYPGQVFTVPALKP
- a CDS encoding NAD(P)-dependent oxidoreductase, whose amino-acid sequence is MKYGYVGLGNLGGHIAASLIRAGHQVTVYDRDPALAARHREKGARVAGSAAEVAAASDHVFTCLPSPAVSEAVLAQMLPEMKAGATWIENSTLGRDDVLRLAGLAQVGEVRMLEAPVTGGVHLAARGEITVLVGGEQDLFDLHRPALEAIGNRLFHMGPLGSASIIKVITNMLAFIHLKATSEALMLAKRGGLDLGQAWHAIRASSGNSFVHETEGALILNGSYDIAFSVDLALKDLGFALGFGREFGVPLELAAMTEQTYVAARAAYGGAAQSPMIAKLLEDMLATDLRAEGFPARLE
- a CDS encoding LOG family protein encodes the protein MTTLRSVCVFCGSRSGVDPAYAQAARGTGQAIAAAGWRLVYGAGDVGLMGEVARAAESAGASAMGVIPVHLLKREKGRRDLSTFVVTEDMHERKKVMFMNSDAVVVLPGGAGSLDEFFEVLTWAQIGLHSKPIYLLDTNGYWQPLVALLHHVVAQGFAEPSMLASFAVVPDPEALATALHAALD